The following are encoded in a window of Arcobacter sp. F2176 genomic DNA:
- a CDS encoding response regulator transcription factor gives MINIAMVEDDAELAEVLTEYLSKFNIKVTNYEEPFLALSSLKINKFDLIILDLTLPGMDGLDVCKQIITNHDIPIIISSARSDITDKVTALQLGADDYLPKPYDPRELEVRIKTILRRYNISSKIEEKPKKPFIFDEEKKEIRKNGKFIRLTAAEYEVLSLLIKREGFIVSRDDIFENSDLLNSDYDNIGSLAVIINRIRHKIEANPKTPNFLHTIRGMGYKFLQ, from the coding sequence ATGATAAATATAGCAATGGTGGAAGATGATGCTGAATTAGCAGAAGTTTTAACTGAATACTTAAGTAAATTTAATATAAAAGTAACAAATTACGAAGAGCCTTTTTTGGCCCTTAGTAGTTTAAAAATAAATAAATTTGATTTGATAATTTTAGACTTAACACTTCCAGGTATGGATGGCTTAGATGTTTGCAAACAAATAATTACAAATCATGATATTCCAATTATTATCTCAAGTGCTAGAAGTGATATCACTGATAAGGTTACTGCTTTACAATTAGGAGCTGATGATTATTTACCAAAGCCATATGACCCAAGAGAGCTAGAAGTAAGAATTAAAACTATTTTACGAAGATATAATATTAGCTCTAAAATAGAAGAAAAGCCAAAAAAACCTTTTATTTTTGACGAAGAAAAAAAAGAGATAAGAAAAAATGGAAAGTTTATTAGGCTAACAGCTGCTGAATATGAAGTTTTATCTCTTTTGATAAAAAGAGAAGGATTTATTGTTTCAAGGGATGATATCTTTGAAAATAGTGATTTATTAAATAGTGATTATGATAATATTGGTTCACTTGCAGTAATTATAAATAGAATAAGACACAAAATAGAAGCAAATCCTAAAACACCCAATTTCTTACACACAATAAGAGGAATGGGATACAAATTTTTACAATGA
- a CDS encoding ArsS family sensor histidine kinase, translated as MKKESIFFTITISFFISIFLVIASFIILVLHTQDDKEKHLSKKYLPVAKMVLEQQRTNGLTKFFVESLSNMDMEFINDIGKMNAVLYNPQTKVALERRYRTILVRVLDLHGDSFLFIKSDGLEIMFKDSDYKHVNPLISLIVVFTVLFITIILSFITTWKKLYPIKLLKDKVKTLGEEDFDFEYHTNDLDEVSQLAIEFKNTAKKLKDIKESRNVFIRNIMHELKTPITKGKFLSELENSDENAEKMRRVFTRLESLIKEFTQIEELISSTKNIVKNNYFLDDIIDNATDMLMLEDDVIISEYENKKLNVNFKLFCLAVKNLIDNAIKYSDDKKVTVKTNEKDEIIFENKGKGLKYSLDKYFEPFFANESKSKNSFGLGLYIVNSILKANNCILKYEYKDGINIFKIAKSEQKDK; from the coding sequence ATGAAAAAAGAATCAATATTTTTTACTATAACAATTAGTTTTTTCATATCTATATTTTTAGTTATAGCTAGTTTCATTATACTTGTACTTCATACTCAAGATGATAAAGAAAAGCATCTTTCTAAAAAATATTTACCAGTTGCAAAGATGGTATTAGAACAACAAAGAACAAATGGATTGACAAAGTTTTTTGTAGAGTCTTTATCAAATATGGATATGGAATTTATAAATGATATTGGAAAAATGAATGCAGTTTTATATAATCCCCAAACAAAAGTTGCTTTAGAGCGAAGATATAGAACAATTTTAGTTAGAGTTTTAGATTTACATGGTGATAGTTTTTTATTTATAAAAAGTGATGGTTTAGAAATAATGTTTAAAGATAGTGATTATAAACATGTGAATCCTTTGATCTCTTTAATAGTAGTTTTTACAGTATTGTTTATTACAATTATTCTATCTTTTATTACTACTTGGAAAAAACTATATCCAATCAAACTTTTAAAGGATAAAGTTAAAACCCTTGGTGAAGAAGATTTTGATTTTGAATACCATACCAATGATTTAGATGAAGTTTCTCAATTAGCAATAGAGTTTAAAAATACAGCAAAGAAATTAAAAGACATAAAAGAATCAAGAAATGTCTTTATTAGAAATATAATGCATGAACTAAAAACTCCTATTACTAAAGGTAAATTTTTAAGTGAGTTAGAAAATAGTGATGAAAATGCTGAAAAGATGAGAAGAGTATTTACAAGATTGGAATCGCTTATTAAAGAATTTACACAAATTGAAGAACTAATTTCTTCTACAAAAAATATCGTAAAAAACAACTATTTTCTAGATGACATTATAGACAATGCCACAGATATGCTTATGCTAGAAGATGATGTTATTATCTCAGAATATGAAAATAAAAAATTAAATGTTAATTTCAAACTTTTTTGTTTGGCAGTTAAAAATTTAATTGATAATGCAATAAAATACTCAGATGATAAAAAAGTGACTGTAAAAACAAATGAGAAAGATGAAATAATATTTGAAAATAAAGGAAAAGGTCTGAAATATTCCCTTGATAAATATTTCGAACCATTTTTTGCAAATGAGAGTAAAAGTAAAAATAGCTTTGGACTTGGTTTATACATAGTAAACTCTATTCTTAAAGCAAATAATTGCATACTTAAATACGAATATAAAGATGGAATAAATATTTTTAAAATAGCTAAAAGTGAACAAAAGGATAAATAA
- a CDS encoding aminoacetone oxidase family FAD-binding enzyme, with protein MGAGASGLMLATHLKNDNVCLIDTNAKVGAKIKVSGGAKCNITNNKVSSNNYLGENDFVSSVLKEFSNEDLIRFLKKQNLDFNLNEKIVKGTFFCNTSQDVIDMFSKLIKNKRVFFNTTVTDVKCEDFYKIKTNNKTIEAKKLVIASGGLSYQSLGASSIAFDIAKSFNHKISPLNAALVGFTVQKEQFWFKELSGISMFVKASVENKSFEGGLLFAHKGITGPVILNSSLYWKKGKMSIDFLPNKTFKSFLKGNKNISSSFNLPKRFMQEFLKSVQIDDKAISSLTKEELNKLEVLKNYEFSPAGNFGYTKAEVTKGGVEVDEIDVKTMESKIKKDLYFIGEALDVTGELGGFNFQFAFSSAYVCAKELNK; from the coding sequence ATAGGGGCAGGAGCAAGTGGCTTGATGCTTGCAACACACTTAAAAAATGATAATGTTTGTTTAATAGACACTAATGCAAAGGTTGGTGCAAAAATTAAAGTATCAGGTGGAGCAAAGTGTAATATTACTAATAACAAAGTTTCGTCTAATAATTACCTAGGTGAAAATGATTTTGTATCTTCAGTTTTAAAAGAGTTTTCAAATGAAGACTTAATTAGATTTTTAAAAAAACAAAATTTAGATTTCAACCTTAATGAAAAAATTGTAAAAGGAACTTTCTTTTGTAACACTTCTCAAGATGTTATTGATATGTTTTCAAAACTTATAAAAAATAAAAGAGTTTTTTTTAATACAACAGTAACAGATGTAAAGTGTGAAGATTTCTATAAAATAAAAACAAACAATAAAACAATAGAAGCAAAAAAATTAGTAATAGCAAGTGGAGGTTTGAGTTATCAAAGTTTGGGTGCTAGTTCTATTGCTTTTGATATCGCAAAATCTTTTAATCATAAAATAAGTCCTTTAAATGCAGCCCTTGTAGGTTTTACTGTTCAAAAAGAACAGTTTTGGTTCAAAGAATTAAGTGGAATTTCTATGTTTGTAAAAGCAAGTGTGGAAAATAAGAGTTTTGAAGGAGGTCTTCTTTTTGCCCATAAAGGAATAACTGGACCTGTGATTTTAAATAGTTCTTTATATTGGAAAAAAGGAAAGATGAGTATAGACTTTTTGCCAAATAAAACTTTTAAATCCTTTTTAAAAGGTAATAAAAATATCTCTTCAAGTTTTAATCTGCCCAAAAGATTTATGCAAGAGTTTTTAAAATCAGTTCAAATAGATGATAAAGCAATTAGTAGTTTGACAAAAGAAGAATTAAATAAATTAGAAGTTTTAAAAAACTATGAATTCTCCCCTGCTGGAAACTTTGGATATACAAAAGCAGAAGTTACAAAAGGTGGAGTTGAAGTTGATGAGATTGATGTTAAAACCATGGAAAGCAAAATCAAAAAGGATTTATACTTTATAGGTGAAGCTTTGGATGTAACAGGCGAACTTGGAGGATTTAATTTTCAGTTTGCTTTTTCTTCTGCTTATGTATGTGCAAAAGAGCTAAATAAATAG
- a CDS encoding metal ABC transporter permease, producing MEIFEYSFMIRAFIAGIFIAILAPTLGTFVVVRRYSMLSDALAHISLLGVALGFLFSISTTYSAIIIAILASLFIEYLRKNHNIYSDSILSIFLSSALALAIIIVSLSNSFNVALFSYLFGSIVAVSKEDIWTICIFGVLSAFFIINNYQKLLFVAFDEEVAKASGINVSFLNYMLVSLVAITVGLSIKIIGVLLIGALMIMPVISAMQFEKSFFITCLLAVLFAVLAVVIGLFVSFYISLPSGATIVVTSLVLFILSLTLKINKKRAL from the coding sequence ATGGAAATCTTTGAATACTCTTTTATGATAAGAGCTTTTATAGCAGGTATTTTTATTGCAATTTTAGCACCTACCTTAGGTACTTTTGTAGTTGTAAGAAGGTATTCTATGTTATCTGATGCTTTAGCTCATATTTCCCTACTTGGTGTTGCCCTTGGTTTTTTGTTCTCAATCTCAACGACATATAGTGCAATTATAATAGCCATTTTAGCTTCACTTTTTATAGAATACCTAAGAAAAAACCATAATATATATTCTGATTCTATTTTATCAATATTTTTATCTTCAGCCCTTGCACTTGCAATTATTATAGTTTCACTTTCAAACTCTTTTAATGTAGCTTTATTTAGTTATCTCTTTGGTTCAATTGTTGCTGTTTCAAAAGAAGATATTTGGACAATTTGTATATTTGGAGTTTTATCAGCTTTTTTCATTATCAATAATTATCAAAAATTACTTTTTGTGGCATTTGATGAAGAAGTTGCAAAAGCTTCTGGAATAAATGTAAGTTTTTTAAATTATATGTTAGTTTCACTTGTGGCAATTACTGTTGGATTATCCATAAAAATTATTGGTGTACTATTAATAGGTGCCTTAATGATTATGCCAGTAATTTCTGCAATGCAATTTGAAAAAAGCTTTTTTATAACTTGCTTATTGGCAGTACTTTTTGCAGTTTTAGCTGTTGTAATTGGGCTTTTTGTCTCATTTTATATATCTTTACCAAGTGGTGCTACTATTGTGGTAACTTCATTAGTTTTATTTATACTAAGTTTAACGCTAAAAATAAACAAAAAAAGAGCTTTATAA
- a CDS encoding metal ABC transporter ATP-binding protein — MSIKFSDIIIDIKNLGYKDILQDISFEILRGEYAAIIGPNGGGKSTLMKIILGLINPNIADIKLFNTKQSLFKQYYKIGYVPQRATLIDSSFPITVQEVINLGLAYKTSLFSKISKEDHKKIESIMEKIEITDLKNRRVSELSGGQRQRVMIARALISSPELLILDEPNTGVDTNSQTKFYEILKKLNKEDNITILFVTHDLGVIVNDIKRVLCINQTLLSCHTPHEILNNKQMSKLYGIDTNIICHHH, encoded by the coding sequence TTGTCAATAAAATTCTCTGATATCATAATTGATATAAAAAACCTAGGATATAAAGATATCCTTCAAGATATATCTTTTGAAATATTAAGGGGTGAATATGCTGCCATCATTGGTCCCAATGGTGGTGGTAAAAGTACCTTAATGAAAATAATATTAGGATTAATAAATCCTAATATTGCAGATATTAAACTATTTAATACCAAACAATCTTTATTCAAACAATATTATAAAATTGGATATGTACCACAACGAGCAACTTTAATTGACAGTAGTTTCCCTATTACTGTACAAGAAGTGATTAATCTTGGATTAGCCTATAAAACTTCTTTGTTTTCAAAAATATCAAAAGAAGATCATAAAAAAATTGAATCTATTATGGAAAAAATTGAAATTACTGATTTGAAAAATAGAAGAGTTTCTGAACTTTCAGGTGGTCAAAGACAAAGAGTAATGATAGCTAGAGCACTTATAAGTAGTCCAGAATTATTAATACTTGATGAACCAAATACAGGTGTAGATACCAATTCTCAAACAAAATTTTATGAAATATTAAAAAAATTAAATAAAGAAGATAATATCACAATACTTTTTGTCACTCACGATTTAGGAGTGATTGTAAATGATATAAAAAGAGTTTTATGTATTAACCAAACTCTTCTATCATGCCATACTCCACATGAAATATTAAATAATAAACAAATGAGTAAATTATATGGCATTGACACTAATATTATTTGCCATCATCACTAA
- a CDS encoding metal ABC transporter solute-binding protein, Zn/Mn family — translation MFKKILVLSILASSVLFAKLTVTTTIYPLYSVVKEVGGKNVVLNNLIPFGTEPHDFEPNPKSMALLSKSDLFITSGKVMEPWSTKVIKSMEIADKIFDMSKHVKLATHKEFEDGKVYDPHYWLSFDNYIKMIKNVESLLIKKDPANKKSYQKNASTYLKEITTLQTKYQTLKSCKNKKVVVNHDAFGYLANDYGITQYSISGMSPDEEPSAKQIAELIKIVKKENIHTIFFEEFASDKIAKTIADEANVKTDELSPVENITQKQNEENIGFVSIMVENLAKLKDAMNCQ, via the coding sequence ATGTTTAAAAAAATTTTAGTATTAAGTATATTAGCATCATCAGTTTTGTTTGCTAAATTAACAGTTACAACAACTATATATCCACTATATAGTGTAGTTAAAGAAGTTGGTGGGAAAAATGTTGTTCTAAATAATTTAATTCCATTTGGAACAGAACCCCATGATTTTGAACCAAATCCAAAAAGTATGGCTCTTTTATCAAAAAGTGATTTATTTATAACTAGTGGTAAAGTTATGGAACCTTGGAGTACAAAAGTTATAAAATCAATGGAAATAGCTGATAAAATATTTGATATGAGCAAACATGTAAAACTAGCAACCCATAAAGAGTTTGAAGATGGTAAAGTTTATGATCCTCACTATTGGCTAAGTTTTGATAACTATATTAAGATGATAAAAAATGTTGAATCTCTTTTAATCAAAAAAGACCCTGCGAACAAAAAAAGTTATCAAAAAAATGCAAGTACATATCTAAAAGAAATAACTACTTTGCAAACAAAATATCAGACTTTAAAAAGTTGTAAAAATAAAAAAGTTGTTGTAAATCATGATGCATTTGGATATTTAGCAAATGATTATGGAATAACACAATACTCTATTTCTGGTATGTCTCCGGATGAGGAACCATCAGCTAAACAAATTGCCGAGCTTATTAAAATAGTAAAAAAAGAAAATATTCATACAATATTTTTTGAAGAGTTTGCAAGTGACAAAATAGCAAAAACAATTGCTGATGAAGCAAATGTTAAAACAGATGAACTAAGTCCAGTTGAAAATATAACCCAAAAACAAAATGAAGAAAATATTGGTTTTGTTTCTATTATGGTAGAAAATTTAGCTAAATTAAAAGATGCAATGAATTGTCAATAA
- a CDS encoding TIGR00282 family metallophosphoesterase gives MKIAFIGDIVGRPGRKIIEQNLKKLRAKYAIDFVIANGENASHGFGLTVKNANELFKVGVDLITGGNHSFDKKQEMINLVTTQNVLRPANFPEAMPGVGHMVFDVAGEKLAVINLMGNFAMPICNNPFNKASQIMKELEEQNIKNIFIDFHGEATSEKRVMAMMFNGKVSGICGTHTHVGTDDLQIVDGTTYLSDIGLTGCRDNVIGMDAKNPIDKATTGLGGHFTISSSCKSILQVLVMDLEDGKSKDAFKIKILCDKDEEIITKALFE, from the coding sequence TTGAAAATAGCATTTATTGGTGATATAGTTGGTAGACCTGGTAGAAAAATAATAGAACAAAATTTAAAAAAACTAAGAGCAAAATATGCAATAGATTTTGTAATTGCAAATGGTGAAAATGCAAGTCATGGTTTTGGACTAACAGTTAAAAATGCCAATGAACTTTTTAAAGTAGGGGTTGATTTAATAACAGGAGGAAATCACTCTTTTGATAAAAAACAAGAGATGATAAATCTAGTAACAACTCAAAATGTACTTAGACCAGCAAACTTTCCTGAAGCAATGCCAGGTGTTGGACATATGGTATTTGATGTAGCAGGTGAAAAACTTGCAGTTATAAATTTGATGGGAAATTTTGCAATGCCAATTTGTAATAATCCTTTTAATAAAGCAAGCCAAATTATGAAAGAGCTTGAAGAGCAAAATATCAAAAATATTTTTATAGATTTTCATGGTGAGGCTACAAGTGAAAAAAGAGTTATGGCTATGATGTTTAATGGAAAAGTAAGTGGTATTTGTGGAACTCACACTCATGTGGGAACTGATGATTTACAAATAGTTGATGGAACTACATATTTAAGTGATATTGGATTAACTGGTTGCAGAGACAATGTCATAGGAATGGATGCAAAAAATCCAATAGATAAAGCAACAACTGGTTTAGGTGGGCATTTTACTATTTCAAGCTCATGCAAATCTATTTTACAAGTTCTTGTGATGGATTTAGAAGATGGTAAATCAAAAGATGCTTTTAAAATAAAAATATTATGTGACAAAGATGAAGAGATAATTACAAAGGCACTTTTTGAATAG
- a CDS encoding 3-methyladenine DNA glycosylase, with product MNSILNSFDLYIFLNAKNLIDSKYKYWWPTNSDFEVFIGAILTQNTKWTNVEKSLENLRKLQLFDLEKLSTVDTDVLISAITPSGFKNQKSVRIKKICENILEEFGDFETFKQNVYRDWLLSQKGIGAETCDAILCYACHKEEMVVDSYTNRLVKTFGYEFESYDDLKAWLEYGINENFDKIDSLYDYDITLNMIYCRFHGKIVEFMKNQKKS from the coding sequence TTGAATAGTATTTTAAACTCATTTGATTTATATATTTTTTTAAATGCAAAAAATTTAATAGATTCAAAGTATAAATACTGGTGGCCAACAAACAGTGATTTTGAAGTTTTTATAGGTGCAATTTTAACACAAAATACAAAATGGACAAATGTAGAAAAATCTTTAGAAAATTTAAGAAAACTACAACTTTTTGATTTAGAAAAGCTTTCAACAGTTGATACAGATGTTTTAATATCTGCAATTACTCCAAGTGGTTTTAAAAATCAAAAGTCAGTAAGAATCAAAAAAATATGTGAAAATATACTTGAAGAGTTTGGAGATTTTGAAACTTTTAAACAAAATGTATATAGAGATTGGTTACTTTCTCAAAAGGGAATTGGGGCAGAAACTTGTGATGCAATTTTGTGTTATGCTTGTCATAAAGAAGAGATGGTTGTTGATTCTTACACCAATAGACTAGTCAAAACTTTTGGATATGAGTTTGAAAGTTATGATGATCTCAAAGCTTGGTTAGAATATGGAATTAATGAAAATTTCGATAAAATTGACTCGCTTTATGATTATGACATTACATTAAATATGATATATTGTAGATTTCATGGCAAAATTGTAGAATTCATGAAAAATCAAAAAAAGTCTTAA
- a CDS encoding AAA family ATPase — protein sequence MIIIPQTKGGVGKSTVAMQVIAPYLYKKHGKKITYIEIDDENNDSQSFTTTQIVNKRMLRTNKVSDLDELILMDDNHEIIIDVGGNKTSSLVLEEIKKVGSFGNLKWIIPLGDGELDGKNAIATMKKIRKIEQSPDENIIFALNRAISMEKDYVEEQFINFFGHKYLASNTVMYDFMKDPKYFTVKNDKVITMSRYLGSTVWEMAHNNTDFREKALKAKEAGDVASAKKYIFFRRVQSEAQDYVLNVLNPIFKDLDKWLEKK from the coding sequence ATGATTATTATTCCTCAAACTAAAGGTGGCGTTGGAAAATCAACAGTTGCTATGCAAGTAATAGCTCCATATTTGTATAAAAAGCATGGAAAAAAGATTACTTACATAGAAATTGATGATGAGAATAATGATAGTCAATCATTTACAACAACGCAAATAGTAAATAAAAGAATGTTAAGAACAAACAAAGTAAGTGATTTGGATGAGCTTATTTTAATGGATGATAATCATGAAATAATTATAGATGTTGGTGGAAATAAGACTTCATCATTAGTTTTAGAAGAGATTAAAAAAGTGGGTTCTTTTGGAAATTTGAAATGGATTATTCCTTTAGGTGATGGTGAACTTGATGGAAAAAATGCAATTGCGACTATGAAAAAAATAAGAAAAATAGAACAAAGTCCTGATGAAAATATTATTTTTGCCTTAAATCGTGCAATATCCATGGAAAAAGATTATGTGGAAGAACAATTTATAAATTTCTTTGGGCATAAATACTTAGCTTCAAATACAGTAATGTATGATTTTATGAAAGATCCAAAATACTTTACAGTTAAAAATGATAAAGTAATTACAATGAGCAGATATTTAGGTAGTACAGTTTGGGAAATGGCACACAATAATACTGACTTTAGGGAAAAAGCATTAAAAGCAAAAGAAGCTGGTGATGTTGCAAGTGCAAAGAAATATATATTTTTTAGAAGAGTACAATCAGAAGCACAAGATTATGTTTTAAATGTATTAAATCCAATCTTTAAAGATTTGGATAAATGGCTAGAAAAAAAATAA
- the ubiE gene encoding bifunctional demethylmenaquinone methyltransferase/2-methoxy-6-polyprenyl-1,4-benzoquinol methylase UbiE: protein MGKQEKIVSMFNDIAGTYDVANRVMSMGIDKTWRNKACNLAFSFYGKNKIEKIIDVACGTGDMLTTWQKVADKNAIEIQNRVGVDPSVGMMDVARVKLPSVEFIEAGAELLPFDSEVADIISISYGIRNVVKRQEAFHEFARTLKKDGLLVILEFTKNEKNSPLDYLTDFYLNKILPTVGGIISKNKEAYTYLPTSIDEFLTQDNLCLELKEAGLEPIYVKGFSMNISTLFIARKV, encoded by the coding sequence ATGGGTAAACAAGAAAAAATAGTATCAATGTTCAATGACATAGCAGGAACTTATGATGTAGCAAATAGAGTTATGAGTATGGGGATTGATAAAACTTGGAGAAATAAAGCTTGTAATTTAGCTTTTTCTTTTTATGGTAAAAACAAAATAGAAAAGATAATTGATGTGGCTTGTGGTACAGGTGATATGCTTACTACTTGGCAAAAAGTAGCAGATAAAAATGCAATAGAGATTCAAAATAGAGTTGGAGTAGATCCAAGTGTTGGAATGATGGATGTGGCAAGGGTAAAACTACCAAGTGTAGAGTTTATTGAAGCTGGTGCTGAATTACTTCCTTTTGATAGTGAAGTAGCAGATATTATCTCTATTTCTTATGGAATTAGAAATGTTGTTAAAAGACAAGAAGCTTTCCATGAATTTGCAAGAACTCTAAAAAAAGATGGACTTTTAGTTATTTTAGAGTTTACAAAAAATGAAAAAAACTCTCCACTTGATTATCTAACAGATTTTTATTTAAATAAAATCTTACCAACGGTAGGTGGAATTATTTCAAAAAACAAAGAAGCATACACATATTTACCAACTTCAATTGATGAGTTCTTAACTCAAGATAATTTATGTTTAGAGTTAAAAGAAGCAGGATTGGAACCTATTTATGTAAAAGGCTTTTCAATGAATATTTCAACACTATTTATTGCAAGAAAGGTTTGA
- the xseA gene encoding exodeoxyribonuclease VII large subunit yields the protein MNQAISVSTLNNQIKSLLETTFIGVYVQGEISNLTYHSSGHIYFSVKDENSTISCVMFRGNAQYLKFRLEVGMKIIISGSITAYIPRGNYQLMCTKIDPDGQGSLALAFEQLKEKLQKEGLFDSNIKKTLPKYPKNIVMVTSPTGAAIEDMKKVAQNRWPLANLILIPTLVQGEASKFDIVNSIKKADSLNCDVMIVGRGGGSIEDLWAFNEEVVARAIYEAKTPVISAVGHEVDFLISDFVADVRAATPSNAMEIALPDKNEHLQYLDNLQVEFENRFKRVLYNKEQVLLNYRKYFEQHSLDKKFSFIQKEIDYLKSNFSNALSQILRQKQNELTYLKTAYESAHPDKKIKDGYVQISKNNQVISLDNVQVNEEIILESSKLKVRCNILDIKNI from the coding sequence ATGAATCAAGCCATTAGTGTCTCAACACTAAACAATCAAATCAAGTCTTTACTTGAAACTACTTTTATTGGTGTATATGTTCAAGGGGAAATTTCTAACTTGACATATCACTCTTCAGGACATATATATTTCTCTGTAAAAGATGAAAACTCTACAATCTCTTGTGTAATGTTTAGGGGAAATGCTCAATATTTAAAGTTCAGATTAGAAGTAGGCATGAAAATTATAATCTCTGGAAGTATCACTGCATATATTCCAAGAGGAAATTATCAATTAATGTGTACAAAAATTGACCCAGATGGTCAAGGTTCACTTGCTCTTGCCTTTGAGCAATTAAAAGAAAAACTTCAAAAAGAGGGACTTTTTGATTCAAACATTAAAAAAACTCTTCCAAAATATCCTAAAAATATTGTAATGGTAACATCTCCTACGGGTGCTGCTATTGAAGATATGAAAAAAGTTGCACAAAATAGATGGCCTTTGGCAAATCTTATTTTAATTCCTACTTTAGTTCAAGGTGAAGCTTCAAAATTTGATATAGTAAACTCAATAAAAAAAGCTGATAGTTTAAACTGTGATGTGATGATTGTGGGACGAGGTGGAGGAAGTATTGAAGACCTTTGGGCTTTCAATGAAGAAGTTGTAGCAAGGGCTATTTATGAAGCAAAAACACCTGTAATATCAGCAGTTGGACATGAAGTTGATTTTTTAATTTCTGATTTTGTAGCAGATGTTAGAGCCGCAACTCCTTCAAATGCCATGGAGATAGCACTTCCTGATAAAAATGAACATCTTCAATATTTGGATAATTTACAAGTAGAATTTGAAAATAGATTTAAAAGAGTTCTTTATAATAAAGAACAAGTATTATTAAATTACAGAAAATATTTTGAGCAACACTCATTAGACAAGAAATTTTCATTTATTCAAAAAGAGATAGATTATTTGAAATCAAACTTTTCTAATGCTTTATCTCAAATATTAAGACAAAAGCAAAATGAATTGACTTATCTAAAAACTGCTTATGAATCAGCTCATCCAGACAAGAAAATAAAAGATGGATATGTTCAAATTTCAAAAAATAATCAAGTTATTAGTTTAGATAATGTACAAGTTAATGAAGAAATAATATTAGAAAGTTCAAAATTGAAAGTTAGATGTAATATTTTAGATATTAAAAATATATAA